One genomic region from Phoenix dactylifera cultivar Barhee BC4 unplaced genomic scaffold, palm_55x_up_171113_PBpolish2nd_filt_p 000190F, whole genome shotgun sequence encodes:
- the LOC103721058 gene encoding bifunctional aspartate aminotransferase and glutamate/aspartate-prephenate aminotransferase-like isoform X2, translating into MDSSLCLTPSSHSSISLTSLSSLQATSDAKNLRTISFKKYMQAIGRRYTVRSDCITDPAMAVDTLVSPRANSLKPSKTMVIADQATALKESGVPIIKLAAGEPDFDTPKVVSEAGINAIREGYTRYTPNAGTLELRKAICHKLEAENGLSYTPDQILVSNGSKQSALQAVLAVCSPGDEVIVPAPYYVSYPEMARLADAKPVILRTSIADNFLPKPESLASILNEKSRLLIICSPSNPTGAVYPRELLEEIADIVRKHPRLLVMTDEIYEHIIFPPAKHTSFASLPGMWERTLTVNGFSKTFAMTGWRLGYLAGPTHFVAACGKIQSQATSGASSISQKAGLAALGMGFAGGETVSTMVKAFQERRDFLVKAFGELKGVKIAEPQGAFYLFLDVSAYYGAEIEGFGTITDSESLCRFLLEKAQVALVPGDAFGDDNCIRISYAESLPTIKEAVERIKKAMVLIRPKIPL; encoded by the exons ATGGACTCATCTCTGTGCTTGACTCCCTCTTCTCATTCCTCCATCTCCCTAACATCTCTCAGCTCTCTTCAGGCTACGTCAGATGCCAAGAACCTAAGAACTATATCCTTCAA GAAATACATGCAAGCAATCGGAAGAAGATACACAGTAAGATCGGACTGCATCACTGACCCAGCCATGGCGGTCGATACCTTGGTGAGCCCACGAGCAAACTCCTTGAAGCCATCTAAGACCATGGTCATAGCTGACCAAGCCACTGCTCTCAAAGAATCAGGTGTGCCCATCATAAAGTTGGCTGCAGGAGAGCCTGATTTTGACACCCCGAAAGTGGTGTCTGAG GCTGGAATTAATGCTATTCGCGAGGGCTACACAAGATACACGCCCAATGCTGGGACTTTGGAGCTCCGAAAGGCAATCTGTCATAAGCTCGAGG CGGAGAATGGGCTATCTTATACCCCTGATCAAATTCTGGTAAGCAATGGTTCCAAGCAATCTGCCCTACAGGCTGTGCTCGCAGTTTGTTCCCCAGGAGATGAG GTTATAGTTCCAGCACCATACTATGTCAGCTATCCTGAAATGGCTAGGCTAGCTGATGCAAAACCAGTAATCCTGCGCACGAGTATTGCAGACAATTTTCTTCCCAAGCCAGAGTCACTCGCTTCCATACTCAATGAGAAGTCAAGGTTGCTAATAATCTGCTCCCCTTCCAATCCCACTGGAGCTGTTTATCCCAGAGAGCTGCTCGAAGAGATTGCTGATATAGTTAGAAAGCATCCAAGGCTACTA GTGATGACTGATGAGATATATGAGCACATCATCTTCCCACCAGCAAAGCACACGAGCTTTGCTTCCTTACCTGGAATGTGGGAAAGAACCCTGACTGTGAATGGCTTTTCAAAG ACATTTGCAATGACTGGCTGGCGACTTGGATACCTTGCCGGTCCGACACACTTTGTAGCAGCATGCGGAAAGATTCAGAGCCAG GCCACATCAGGAGCCAGCAGCATTTCGCAGAAGGCAGGACTCGCAGCATTGGGGATGGGCTTTGCAGGTGGTGAAACAGTTTCTACCATGGTCAAGGCATTTCAGGAGCGACGGGATTTCTTAGTTAAAGCTTTCGGGGAACTCAAGGGTGTTAAGATAGCTGAGCCACAA GGAGCCTTCTATCTGTTTCTTGATGTCAGTGCCTACTATGGAGCTGAGATTGAAGGGTTTGGCACTATCACAGACTCTGAATCTCTTTGCCGCTTTCTGCTGGAGAAGGCTCAG GTTGCACTTGTCCCAGGAGATGCATTCGGGGATGACAACTGCATCAGGATCTCCTATGCAGAGTCTCTGCCAACCATAAAAGAGGCAGTGGAGAGGATAAAGAAAGCTATGGTGCTTATTAGGCCAAAGATTCCACTTTGA
- the LOC103721058 gene encoding bifunctional aspartate aminotransferase and glutamate/aspartate-prephenate aminotransferase-like isoform X1, translating into MDSSLCLTPSSHSSISLTSLSSLQATSDAKNLRTISFKTWNNRKYMQAIGRRYTVRSDCITDPAMAVDTLVSPRANSLKPSKTMVIADQATALKESGVPIIKLAAGEPDFDTPKVVSEAGINAIREGYTRYTPNAGTLELRKAICHKLEAENGLSYTPDQILVSNGSKQSALQAVLAVCSPGDEVIVPAPYYVSYPEMARLADAKPVILRTSIADNFLPKPESLASILNEKSRLLIICSPSNPTGAVYPRELLEEIADIVRKHPRLLVMTDEIYEHIIFPPAKHTSFASLPGMWERTLTVNGFSKTFAMTGWRLGYLAGPTHFVAACGKIQSQATSGASSISQKAGLAALGMGFAGGETVSTMVKAFQERRDFLVKAFGELKGVKIAEPQGAFYLFLDVSAYYGAEIEGFGTITDSESLCRFLLEKAQVALVPGDAFGDDNCIRISYAESLPTIKEAVERIKKAMVLIRPKIPL; encoded by the exons ATGGACTCATCTCTGTGCTTGACTCCCTCTTCTCATTCCTCCATCTCCCTAACATCTCTCAGCTCTCTTCAGGCTACGTCAGATGCCAAGAACCTAAGAACTATATCCTTCAA AACATGGAACAACAGGAAATACATGCAAGCAATCGGAAGAAGATACACAGTAAGATCGGACTGCATCACTGACCCAGCCATGGCGGTCGATACCTTGGTGAGCCCACGAGCAAACTCCTTGAAGCCATCTAAGACCATGGTCATAGCTGACCAAGCCACTGCTCTCAAAGAATCAGGTGTGCCCATCATAAAGTTGGCTGCAGGAGAGCCTGATTTTGACACCCCGAAAGTGGTGTCTGAG GCTGGAATTAATGCTATTCGCGAGGGCTACACAAGATACACGCCCAATGCTGGGACTTTGGAGCTCCGAAAGGCAATCTGTCATAAGCTCGAGG CGGAGAATGGGCTATCTTATACCCCTGATCAAATTCTGGTAAGCAATGGTTCCAAGCAATCTGCCCTACAGGCTGTGCTCGCAGTTTGTTCCCCAGGAGATGAG GTTATAGTTCCAGCACCATACTATGTCAGCTATCCTGAAATGGCTAGGCTAGCTGATGCAAAACCAGTAATCCTGCGCACGAGTATTGCAGACAATTTTCTTCCCAAGCCAGAGTCACTCGCTTCCATACTCAATGAGAAGTCAAGGTTGCTAATAATCTGCTCCCCTTCCAATCCCACTGGAGCTGTTTATCCCAGAGAGCTGCTCGAAGAGATTGCTGATATAGTTAGAAAGCATCCAAGGCTACTA GTGATGACTGATGAGATATATGAGCACATCATCTTCCCACCAGCAAAGCACACGAGCTTTGCTTCCTTACCTGGAATGTGGGAAAGAACCCTGACTGTGAATGGCTTTTCAAAG ACATTTGCAATGACTGGCTGGCGACTTGGATACCTTGCCGGTCCGACACACTTTGTAGCAGCATGCGGAAAGATTCAGAGCCAG GCCACATCAGGAGCCAGCAGCATTTCGCAGAAGGCAGGACTCGCAGCATTGGGGATGGGCTTTGCAGGTGGTGAAACAGTTTCTACCATGGTCAAGGCATTTCAGGAGCGACGGGATTTCTTAGTTAAAGCTTTCGGGGAACTCAAGGGTGTTAAGATAGCTGAGCCACAA GGAGCCTTCTATCTGTTTCTTGATGTCAGTGCCTACTATGGAGCTGAGATTGAAGGGTTTGGCACTATCACAGACTCTGAATCTCTTTGCCGCTTTCTGCTGGAGAAGGCTCAG GTTGCACTTGTCCCAGGAGATGCATTCGGGGATGACAACTGCATCAGGATCTCCTATGCAGAGTCTCTGCCAACCATAAAAGAGGCAGTGGAGAGGATAAAGAAAGCTATGGTGCTTATTAGGCCAAAGATTCCACTTTGA